The following coding sequences lie in one Streptomyces xiamenensis genomic window:
- a CDS encoding family 20 glycosylhydrolase, whose amino-acid sequence MKSTVWRIWAIVAVVGLIATATALVVTQRSDGGDTASDHPDPTQTSPAANLPDPVLADGPTGDLQTVPQVTTWEPADGPGWAPSDTTRVVTESGSDATGAADRLADDLSVDRADDGARASDVLLTIDPNAGTGPEGYSLTIRDHQVTITAETGAGAFYGTRTLVQSVRADGGLPEGSVQDAPDREQRGLMLDTARKFYSAAWIEERLHELADLKLNEFHLHFSDDQGFRIESESHPEIVSREHLTKDEVTSIVELAESLHITVIPEIDSPGHLGAVLDANPDLQLKRADGSVSEGAIDISNPDSAALIDDLLREYAPLFPGAYFHVGGDEYPALYASDPEATYPNLARAAEEQYGAGATVRDLATGWINDRAATARELGKTPQVWNDGMHAGGKVQPSEDRQVTYWTGREIGAREPQEYLDQGFPLINLNSAYLYYVLGEPNEFTYPTGEAIYNEWTPDVVRGSTALPEGQGGPQNVLGARFAIWCDLADAQTPEQVAEGIRLPLAAMAQKTWHAGEPSGTWAEFTQRVDDVG is encoded by the coding sequence ATGAAAAGCACGGTATGGCGGATATGGGCGATTGTCGCCGTCGTGGGGCTGATAGCCACCGCGACGGCACTTGTCGTCACGCAGCGGTCCGACGGCGGCGACACCGCCTCGGATCATCCGGACCCCACCCAGACCTCCCCCGCGGCGAATCTGCCCGACCCCGTACTGGCGGACGGCCCCACCGGTGACCTCCAGACCGTTCCCCAGGTCACTACCTGGGAGCCGGCCGACGGCCCCGGCTGGGCCCCCTCCGACACCACCCGGGTGGTCACCGAGTCCGGCTCGGACGCCACCGGCGCCGCCGACCGGCTGGCCGACGACCTCTCCGTGGACCGCGCCGACGACGGCGCCCGCGCCTCGGACGTCCTGCTCACGATTGACCCGAACGCAGGAACGGGCCCCGAGGGATATTCCCTCACCATCCGTGACCACCAGGTCACGATCACCGCCGAGACCGGGGCCGGCGCCTTCTACGGCACCCGCACCCTCGTGCAGTCCGTGCGCGCGGACGGCGGCCTCCCCGAGGGCTCCGTCCAGGACGCCCCCGACCGCGAGCAGCGTGGCCTGATGCTGGACACGGCCCGGAAGTTCTACTCGGCCGCGTGGATCGAGGAGCGGCTGCACGAGCTGGCCGACCTCAAGCTCAACGAGTTCCACCTGCACTTCAGCGACGACCAGGGCTTCCGCATCGAGAGCGAGAGCCACCCCGAGATCGTCTCGCGGGAGCACCTCACCAAGGACGAGGTCACCTCGATCGTCGAGCTGGCCGAGTCCCTGCACATCACCGTCATCCCCGAGATCGACTCGCCCGGACACCTGGGCGCGGTGCTCGACGCCAACCCCGACCTTCAGCTCAAGCGGGCGGACGGCTCGGTCTCCGAGGGCGCCATCGACATCTCCAACCCCGACTCCGCCGCCCTCATCGACGATCTGCTGCGCGAGTACGCCCCGCTCTTCCCCGGCGCGTACTTCCACGTCGGCGGCGACGAGTACCCGGCGCTGTACGCCTCCGACCCCGAGGCCACCTACCCGAACCTGGCCCGGGCCGCCGAGGAGCAGTACGGGGCCGGGGCGACCGTACGGGACCTGGCCACCGGCTGGATCAACGACCGCGCCGCGACCGCCCGCGAGCTGGGCAAGACCCCGCAGGTGTGGAACGACGGCATGCACGCCGGCGGCAAGGTGCAGCCCAGCGAGGACCGGCAGGTCACGTACTGGACCGGCCGCGAGATCGGCGCCCGCGAGCCGCAGGAGTACCTCGACCAGGGCTTCCCTCTGATCAACCTCAACTCGGCCTATCTCTACTACGTGCTCGGCGAGCCCAACGAGTTCACCTATCCCACGGGTGAGGCCATCTACAACGAGTGGACGCCCGACGTGGTGCGCGGCTCCACCGCGCTGCCCGAGGGCCAGGGCGGCCCGCAGAACGTGCTCGGCGCCCGCTTCGCGATCTGGTGCGACCTTGCCGACGCCCAGACCCCCGAGCAGGTCGCCGAGGGCATCCGGCTCCCGCTGGCCGCCATGGCGCAGAAGACCTGGCACGCCGGGGAACCCAGCGGCACCTGGGCGGAGTTCACCCAGCGGGTGGATGACGTCGGATGA
- the sdhC gene encoding succinate dehydrogenase, cytochrome b556 subunit: MPAGTLYRGREGMWSWVAHRVTGVLVFFFLFVHVLDTALVRVSPDAYDDTIAVYKTPLVAFMEYGLVAAVLFHALNGLRVIAVDFWNKGARYQKHMLYSVVGVWVVLMAGAAYPVLSHAFRELFGS; the protein is encoded by the coding sequence GTGCCGGCAGGAACGCTGTACCGCGGCCGGGAAGGCATGTGGTCATGGGTGGCTCATCGAGTCACCGGTGTCCTGGTGTTCTTCTTCCTGTTCGTTCATGTCCTCGACACCGCACTCGTGCGCGTCTCCCCCGACGCCTACGACGACACCATCGCCGTGTACAAGACGCCGCTCGTCGCGTTCATGGAATACGGACTGGTCGCCGCCGTCCTCTTCCATGCGCTCAACGGCCTGCGCGTCATCGCCGTCGACTTCTGGAACAAGGGCGCCCGCTACCAGAAGCACATGCTGTATTCCGTGGTGGGCGTCTGGGTCGTGCTGATGGCGGGGGCCGCGTACCCCGTCCTCTCGCACGCCTTCCGTGAGCTGTTCGGGAGCTGA
- a CDS encoding ATP-binding protein produces the protein MRNPVQVGYRKNVYGCSLIACAVEVERWRSVAGEVTRAWGGSRDAVDLVRLGVSELLGDVAKHVENPRCYLRMTRIGVEVTVQVFDRSVRLPVLGHRAPAWGAESGRGLWMLREMACAFGCERTVRCAGKIVWFRCAL, from the coding sequence ATGAGGAATCCGGTGCAGGTCGGTTACCGAAAGAACGTGTACGGGTGCTCGTTAATCGCCTGCGCGGTGGAGGTGGAGCGGTGGCGGTCCGTGGCTGGGGAGGTGACCCGGGCATGGGGCGGGTCGCGGGACGCCGTCGATCTGGTGCGGTTGGGGGTCAGTGAGCTGCTCGGCGATGTGGCGAAGCATGTCGAGAACCCGCGCTGCTATCTGCGGATGACGCGGATCGGGGTGGAGGTCACGGTGCAGGTCTTCGACCGGTCGGTGCGGTTGCCGGTGCTGGGGCATCGGGCGCCCGCCTGGGGCGCCGAAAGTGGGCGCGGGTTGTGGATGCTGCGGGAGATGGCGTGCGCGTTCGGGTGTGAGCGGACCGTCCGGTGTGCCGGGAAGATCGTCTGGTTCCGGTGCGCGCTGTGA
- a CDS encoding RNA polymerase sigma factor, with the protein MVADRRLTAAVQAAQEGDESAFRQVFHAVHPRLLGYVRTMVTGPDAEDVTAEAWLHISRDLSRFSGDADRFRGWTHRIARNRALDHLRARGRRPQECGVEDAGLIELPAGVDTAEAAMEAVATSRVFDLVATLPREQAGAVVLRAMLGLDAKRAAVVLGCRPGAVRTATHRGLRRLAQLVAERPEHEPAGASLPASPAVQQARGASSAASGAPAVPAPVTKSGRAAQ; encoded by the coding sequence GTGGTGGCCGACCGCCGGCTCACCGCCGCGGTACAGGCCGCGCAGGAGGGTGACGAGAGCGCCTTCCGCCAGGTCTTCCACGCGGTCCATCCACGGTTACTGGGCTACGTGCGCACCATGGTCACCGGTCCCGACGCCGAGGACGTGACCGCCGAGGCCTGGCTGCACATATCCCGGGACCTGTCGCGCTTCAGCGGCGACGCCGACCGGTTCCGCGGCTGGACCCACCGGATCGCGCGCAACCGCGCCCTGGACCACCTGCGGGCACGCGGGCGGCGTCCCCAGGAGTGCGGGGTGGAGGACGCCGGACTGATCGAGCTGCCGGCCGGGGTGGACACCGCCGAGGCCGCCATGGAGGCCGTTGCCACCTCCCGCGTCTTCGACCTGGTCGCCACCCTCCCCAGGGAGCAGGCGGGCGCCGTCGTGCTGCGCGCCATGCTGGGCCTGGACGCCAAGCGGGCCGCCGTCGTGCTGGGCTGCCGCCCCGGCGCGGTGCGCACCGCCACCCACCGGGGGCTGCGCCGGCTCGCCCAACTGGTCGCCGAGCGGCCCGAGCACGAGCCGGCGGGCGCGTCGCTTCCCGCCTCCCCGGCTGTTCAGCAGGCCAGGGGAGCGTCCTCGGCGGCCTCCGGGGCACCCGCCGTTCCGGCCCCGGTAACGAAATCCGGGCGCGCGGCGCAGTAA
- a CDS encoding succinate dehydrogenase hydrophobic membrane anchor subunit, translating to MSSTDSITVDEGYDADHPAPVIEPPRARTGKTPKATRTNFELYGWLFMRLSGILLVVLVLGHLLIQLVLDGGVSKVSFAFVAGRWASPFWQAWDLIMLWLAMLHGANGLRTIINDYAQRDNTRFWLKMLLYTATIFTVLLGTLVIFTFDPNIT from the coding sequence ATGTCTTCCACTGATTCCATCACCGTGGACGAGGGGTACGACGCCGACCACCCCGCCCCGGTCATCGAGCCGCCCCGGGCCCGCACCGGCAAGACGCCCAAGGCCACCCGCACCAACTTCGAGCTGTACGGCTGGCTGTTCATGCGCCTGTCCGGCATCCTGCTCGTCGTCCTGGTGCTGGGCCACCTGCTGATCCAGCTGGTGCTGGACGGCGGCGTCTCCAAGGTCAGCTTCGCCTTCGTGGCCGGCCGCTGGGCCTCCCCGTTCTGGCAGGCGTGGGACCTGATCATGCTGTGGCTCGCCATGCTCCACGGCGCCAACGGGCTGCGGACGATCATCAACGACTACGCGCAGCGGGACAACACCCGTTTCTGGCTGAAGATGCTGCTCTACACGGCGACCATCTTCACCGTCCTGCTGGGCACGCTGGTGATCTTCACCTTCGACCCGAACATCACCTGA
- a CDS encoding succinate dehydrogenase iron-sulfur subunit, producing MATPTLDKVSSPGQDSSHLVTVTFRIRRFNPEVSAEASWQDFEIRIDPKERVLDALHQIKWENDGTLTFRRSCAHGICGSDAMRINGRNRLACKTLIKDITEIKDGVATKPVLVEAIKGLTVLKDLVVDMDPFFQAYRDVMPFLITKGNEPTRERLQSAEDRERFDDTTKCILCAACTSSCPVFWNDGQYFGPAAIVNAHRFIFDSRDEGGEQRLEILNDRDGVWRCRTTFNCTDACPRGIEVTKAIQEVKKALITRRF from the coding sequence ATGGCCACCCCGACACTGGACAAGGTGTCCTCCCCCGGGCAGGACTCCAGCCACCTCGTCACCGTCACCTTCCGGATCCGCCGGTTCAACCCGGAGGTCTCGGCCGAGGCGAGCTGGCAGGACTTCGAGATCCGCATCGATCCGAAGGAGCGCGTCCTGGACGCCCTCCACCAGATCAAGTGGGAGAACGACGGCACCCTGACGTTCCGCCGCTCGTGCGCCCACGGCATCTGCGGCTCGGACGCCATGCGCATCAACGGCCGCAACCGGCTGGCCTGCAAGACCCTGATCAAGGACATCACCGAGATCAAGGACGGCGTGGCCACCAAGCCGGTCCTGGTCGAGGCGATAAAGGGTCTGACGGTCCTGAAGGACCTCGTGGTCGACATGGACCCGTTCTTCCAGGCGTACCGCGACGTGATGCCGTTCCTCATCACCAAGGGGAACGAGCCCACCCGCGAGCGCCTCCAGTCCGCCGAGGACCGTGAGCGGTTCGACGACACCACCAAGTGCATCCTGTGCGCCGCGTGCACCTCCTCGTGCCCGGTGTTCTGGAACGACGGCCAGTACTTCGGCCCGGCGGCGATCGTCAACGCGCACCGCTTCATCTTCGACTCCCGGGACGAGGGCGGCGAGCAGCGCCTGGAGATCCTCAACGACCGCGACGGTGTGTGGCGTTGCCGCACCACCTTCAACTGCACGGACGCCTGCCCGCGCGGTATCGAGGTCACCAAGGCCATCCAGGAAGTGAAGAAGGCCCTGATCACCCGCCGCTTCTGA
- the sdhA gene encoding succinate dehydrogenase flavoprotein subunit, whose product MQIHKYDTVIVGAGGAGMRAAIEATKRSRTAVLTKLYPTRSHTGAAQGGMAAALANVEEDNWEWHTFDTIKGGDYLVDQDAAEILAKEAIDSVLDLEKMGLPFNRTPEGRIDQRRFGGHSRNHGEAPVRRSCYAADRTGHMILQTLYQNCVKEGVEFYNEFYVLDLLLNEVDGVKKTAGVVAYELATGELHVFQAKAVVFASGGNGKFYKVSSNAHTLTGDGQAAAWRRGLPLEDMEFFQFHPTGIWKMGILLTEGARGEGGILRNKDGERFMEKYAPVMKDLASRDVVSRSIYTEIREGRGCGPDGDHVYLDLTHLPPEQLDAKLPDITEFARTYLGIEPYTDPIPIQPTAHYAMGGIPTNIEGEVLANNTDVVPGLYAAGEVACVSVHGANRLGTNSLLDINVFGRRAGIAAAEYAATADFVDLPENPEQFVSTEVERMRESTGTERVHDIRRELQETMDKNAMVFRTEETLKEAVETIAALRERYQHVSVQDKGRRFNTDLLEALELGNLLELAEVLAVSALARKESRGGHYREDYPDRDDVNFMRHTMAYREVDAEGNESIRLDYKPVVVTRYQPMERKY is encoded by the coding sequence ATGCAGATCCACAAGTACGACACCGTCATCGTCGGTGCGGGCGGCGCCGGGATGCGCGCGGCCATCGAGGCCACCAAGCGCAGCCGTACCGCCGTACTGACCAAGCTCTACCCCACCCGCTCCCACACCGGCGCGGCGCAGGGCGGCATGGCCGCCGCCCTCGCCAACGTCGAGGAGGACAACTGGGAGTGGCACACCTTCGACACCATCAAGGGCGGCGACTACCTGGTCGACCAGGACGCCGCCGAGATCCTGGCGAAGGAGGCCATCGACTCCGTCCTCGACCTGGAGAAGATGGGCCTGCCGTTCAACCGCACCCCAGAGGGCCGCATCGACCAGCGGCGCTTCGGCGGGCACAGCCGCAACCACGGTGAGGCGCCGGTGCGCCGCTCCTGCTACGCGGCCGACCGCACCGGGCACATGATCCTCCAGACGCTGTACCAGAACTGCGTCAAGGAGGGCGTGGAGTTCTACAACGAGTTCTACGTCCTGGACCTGCTGCTCAACGAGGTCGACGGGGTCAAGAAGACCGCCGGCGTCGTCGCCTACGAGCTGGCCACCGGCGAACTGCACGTCTTCCAGGCGAAGGCCGTCGTCTTCGCCTCGGGCGGCAACGGCAAGTTCTACAAGGTGTCCTCCAACGCCCACACCCTGACCGGCGACGGCCAGGCGGCGGCGTGGCGGCGCGGGCTGCCGCTGGAGGACATGGAGTTCTTCCAGTTCCACCCGACCGGCATCTGGAAGATGGGCATCCTGCTCACCGAGGGCGCGCGCGGCGAGGGCGGCATCCTGCGGAACAAGGACGGTGAGCGCTTCATGGAGAAGTACGCGCCCGTCATGAAGGACCTGGCGTCGCGTGACGTCGTCTCCCGCTCGATCTACACCGAGATCCGGGAAGGCCGCGGCTGCGGCCCCGACGGCGACCACGTCTACCTGGATCTCACCCACCTGCCGCCGGAGCAGCTGGACGCGAAGCTGCCGGACATCACCGAGTTCGCGCGCACCTACCTGGGCATCGAGCCGTACACCGACCCGATCCCGATCCAGCCGACCGCGCACTACGCGATGGGTGGCATCCCCACCAACATCGAGGGCGAGGTCCTGGCGAACAACACGGACGTCGTCCCCGGCCTGTACGCGGCGGGCGAGGTCGCCTGCGTGTCGGTCCACGGCGCGAACCGTCTTGGCACCAACTCGCTGCTGGACATCAACGTCTTCGGCCGCCGGGCCGGCATCGCCGCGGCGGAGTACGCGGCCACCGCCGACTTCGTCGACCTGCCGGAGAACCCCGAGCAGTTCGTGTCCACCGAGGTGGAGCGGATGCGGGAGTCCACCGGCACCGAGCGGGTGCACGACATCCGCCGCGAACTCCAGGAAACCATGGACAAGAACGCCATGGTCTTCCGCACCGAGGAAACGCTCAAGGAGGCCGTGGAGACCATCGCGGCCCTGCGCGAGCGCTACCAGCACGTCTCGGTCCAGGACAAGGGCCGGCGGTTCAACACCGACCTGCTCGAAGCCCTGGAGCTGGGCAACCTCCTGGAACTGGCCGAGGTCCTGGCCGTCTCCGCGCTGGCCCGCAAGGAGTCCCGCGGCGGCCACTACCGGGAGGACTATCCCGACCGCGACGACGTCAACTTCATGCGGCACACCATGGCTTACCGCGAGGTCGACGCCGAGGGCAACGAGTCGATCCGGCTGGACTACAAGCCGGTCGTCGTCACCCGCTACCAGCCGATGGAGCGTAAGTACTGA